AAAATGGTGCATGTGAGAATTCTATAGCATAgcaataacaattttttttaaaaaaagtcaagtTGTGATACTTGACATGCTTATCTATAATTGATTTACAACTTTATATATAGAGAGGGACATATTTACACATCAAACTTATCCACTTCcatgttcattttttttcctccaaaccactatattatttattaatttcgtttttaatttgttaatgatataaattttaGACGTAATTCAACCTTAAAAGTTAATTTGTGAGTAAAGATTAGTTCcagaatcatataaaaatataaattctaatttttcctATTGATATAGAACTCaacatcaaataaaataaaaaacaatagataAAATGTGTGTTTGAGAGTTGGGAACCAAAATaagccacaaaaatataaaagtaactaaaataagccactattttagtaagtaactaaaataagcttagtggaagaaaaagttccactatATCCAATTTTCTAAACGTTTTCCGTTACTGTCATAacgtttatttttaatatataacgaaactttttcttccactttataaagtggaagaaaatcttccactttataaaaaCTTACCTTTTCatcttcaccttcaccttctctccttttccttttcatggcttccaaaaaaaaattcactttgaaGATGGTACCAATCCGACAGTTTGAAGCGGGCCCACActaaacaaatcaaaattttggaGTAGCACAACCCGACAACATACAACTCATATTCGTTTCTTTAGGTACAAAAATAGGTAAGATTGCAGCCTTGTAGTTGTAgggaaattttatcttttttagaaTGTGATTTTGGTTTGATTTACTTTCAACCTTAGACTTAATTTAGTTTTGGTTAGGAATACATCTAAATTCATTGATAGAAAACTTTAGGTTTACACGTCCTATAAAAGTTCCAATAGTAACACTACTTCaaaatcatatgaaaataaaataaactaaattaagaGGCAGAATAtcgtaaaatataaaacaaaataaaagtatatatgtcATAAAGTACACAAAAATTCATCTTTTTGTCTAGCTTTAAGTTGAAACATTttctgattattatttttttcgaaaaaatatcaacaaatctTCCATAATTTTCCCACATGGTGGATCTTATTGTTTGACTAATTCTGCACCAATAGGTGTCTTGACTATCAACATGCAATTGACTACTGTTCCAGGATTGAAGTGTTTCAAAGCTTCCATGAACCTCGGCAACTCGGCAAAAGAACACTCACAAGTACCATAGACTTTTTTCAAAAGCCTGCTTGCGATCAAGATAGGCTTTTCTTTTACTTACTGAAATGTCATATGCTTTAAGAACAACTGTTTGACAGTCTTTGATGGGAAACctgaaattaataataatattaattatcaaataaaaaatgaatatttccttattaaataaaaattatttagggataAAATTGTACCTTGGCGTTCTTTCGATACCAACACGGAGGATGTTAGCAATCATCTCAACATCCAAGTTGAAATGCCCTTCGCGGCACGTACCCATATCATATGTATGTTCTTTAATGTGTCTTCCAACTTTCCCCATGTTAGTATGTTTATCAATAAAGAAGTCAACCTAAATCGACATCCTTGTTCTACACGCCTGCAAACAAGTCGCCATGATTTCTTTGTTGATTTAATAACAAAGCACTCCCTTGCTATGTTCAAATGTAGAAGTTTAACTGCTCTTTGCAACTGCTTCTTTGAATTGAATAACATgtctttttcaatataaatagcATCATTCATGAAATCTTCTGGTTCATGCCACGTACGTTGTGATATATATTCATCACGTGTATCACCAAAGATATCTGGACCATTCGAGAGATGATCAAGATATGAATTTCATGATTACGAAACGGACTCATGGACATTGGTCTTGGCGATCGATTGGGAGTCAAAAAATCATCATCACTAGATGATGCCTCAAATGAAACATTATCTCCTGATTGCTCAGCATTAGGCAAATCATCACTATCACTAGCTGAAGGTGAGCCGTAATTAGGAAGGTCATGGTCATCGATATCACAGGATCAATGGGCTCATCTTGTGTAGTATTTTTcctatatatgtaaaaatatatataaatatttggcTCATGCAATTAActtactcaaataaaaaaataagtgttaGACATAGCGATAATCATCTGCATCAAAAGTAGGCGAGACATGAAAATTTGAGGATGTCCCAACATTTACCGTCATTTCAAAGTGTGAGGACtgaccaaaataattatttagtccATAACTTGGAGCAATATCCCTATCTTGCTGAGGTAAACcgctataaaatatataataataagaataataaataatataaattaataaacaattgacaaaatcaacaaacaataattgaaatataataattgagcATTAGGTATCACTATCATTGATAGTTTTGTttacatcaaaatcatatcGGCCGGTAAGAGTATTTTGATAATGAGTCATTTTAGGAAAATCAGTAGATTAAGTTATCGGAAATCTATCAATGCTATTACAATTTTCTAATTAGGGATGAACATCGACTGATAAAGGAGAACGTTGTTGACTAATCTTAGGCTCCTTCCTAACATAGATTCCAAGTATTGTTGACTTGATTTGATCTATACAATCATTTGGAATCCTTAAAAAGTCGGTCAACGATTCGTCATTATAGATAATTCACTCTCCAAAATTACTTGTCcttgtgataaaaatgaagtaggGTATTTTCCGgctataatcaaattataatcgTACTGTTTTTAcccattttttaataaattgatgaaataaatttatgatatcaAACATTTATTGGATATTTAGCATTGTGTTTGGGAGGACAATTATAATAAATGGTATTTCTGTCATGTATAATTTCGTCATCTCAATAAACTGAAACTTTAACGTTAGGTgtagaagatattttttttagattgaaatgaacaaatatagaagactttatgtTGTAGGTTGTATCAACTATGTATAAACgtccttaaatagatttttcagaataaaataataaaaatacataatgaaatatttttcttcgttttaatgacatatcaaatcaatataatttatatgacaaCACTGAAAAAGCTTCTTCAAGACgtgaaaaatattcttcttataaagtgtaataaaaagttccactttataaaatggaataaaaagttccaccttataaagtggaagaaaaaactctactttataaagtgtaagaaaaagttccgttatatattaaaaataaacgtTATGAAACTAACGGAAAACGTTTAGATTATTGGATATAgtgaaactttttcttccactaagcttattttagttacttactaaaatagtggcttattttggttacttttatatttttNAATAACATgtctttttcaatataaatagcATCATTCATGAAATCTTCTGGTTCATGCCACGTACGTTGTGATATATATTCATCACGTGTATCACCAAAGATATCTGGACCATTCGAGAGATGATCAAGATATGAATTTCATGATTACGAAACGGACTCATGGACATTGGTCTTGGCGATCGATTGAGAGTCAAAAAATCATCATCACTAGATGATGCCTCAAATGAAACATTATCTCCTGATTGCTCAGCATTAGGCAAATCATCACTATCACTAGCTGAAGGTGAGCCGTAATTAGGAAGGTCATGGTCATCGATATCACAGGATCAATGGGCTCATCTTGTGTAGTATTTTTcctatatatgtaaaaatatatataaatatttggcTCATGCAATTAActtactcaaataaaaaaataagtgttaGACATAGCGATAATCATCTGCATCAAAAGTAGGCGAGACATGAAAATTTGAGGATGTCCCAACATTTACCGTCATTTCAAAGTGTGAGGACtgaccaaaataattatttagtccATAACTTGGAGCAATATCCCTATCTTGCTGAGGTAAACcgctataaaatatataataataagaataataaataatataaattaataaacaattgacaaaatcaacaaacaataattgaaatataataattgagcATTAGGTATCACTATCATTGATAGTTTTGTttacatcaaaatcatatcGGCCGGTAAGAGTATTTTGATAATGAGTCATTTTAGGAAAATCAGTAGATTAAGTTATCGGAAATCTATCAATGCTATTACAATTTTCTAATTAGGGATGAACATCGACTGATAAAGGAGAACGTTGTTGACTAATCTTAGGCTCCTTCCTAACATAGATTCCAAGTATTGTTGACTTGATTTGATCTATACAATCATTTGGAATCCTTAAAAAGTCGGTCAACGATTCGTCATTATAGATAATTCACTCTCCAAAATTACTTGTCcttgtgataaaaatgaagtaggGTATTTTCCGgctataatcaaattataatcgTACTGTTTTTAcccattttttaataaattgatgaaataaatttatgatatcaAACATTTATTGGATATTTAGCATTGTGTTTGGGAGGACAATTATAATAAATGGTATTTCTGTCATGTATAATTTCGTCATCTCAATAAACTGAAACTTTAACGTTAGGTgtagaagatattttttttagattgaaatgaacaaatatagaagactttatgtTGTAGGTTGTATCAACTATGTATAAACgtccttaaatagatttttcagaataaaataataaaaatacataatgaaatatttttcttcgttttaatgacatatcaaatcaatataatttatatgacaaCACTGAAAAAGCTTCTTCAAGACgtgaaaaatattcttcttataaagtgtaataaaaagttccactttataaaatggaataaaaagttccaccttataaagtggaagaaaaaactctactttataaagtgtaagaaaaagttccgttatatattaaaaataaacgtTATGAAACTAACGGAAAACGTTTAGATTATTGGATATAgtgaaactttttcttccactaagcttattttagttacttactaaaatagtggcttattttggttacttttatatttttatggcTTATTTTGATACCCAACTCTGTGTTTGACACATTGAAAAtcattagtatttattttttcccaaggttgtttgattttatcatttaagCTCATATTATTTAATGGAAGAAGACACAACGGATAATGTATTTGATGTGATTGAAGTTACTTTCCATGAAAAGTCAATTTCTTATATGACTAATCggttttatgtttgtttttccctatattattttatgatttaattcatattaaattaaaaaaaaacacaacatatatatatagtttaatgtgataaaagtaatttttttgaaatatttcttttacGAAAGTCATTTTCTTATGTAATGATCGATCGATTTTTTTTCCAAGCATAATTATCTTATAATGTCATATATCAAATTGATGGCATACATAGACAAATATAGAAGAGGACGTAACGGTCTATTCACCATCATCTTTTATTCCCTTATGGTAACCTAAAGTATACGTTGTTTCACTTTTATCCTGCATTTATATTGTTTGttcatttcaaattgattatctttattgattcaaattttattttttgaattgtgACTTTCTGTAATATTGATTTTTGGGACGTACGATCACTTAATCAATAATCAAAATTgtagaaagattttttttattgtaatagtaAGAAATTCTTtcgaaaaaaattatctttatcaGATTACTCTCCTATACtatcatattttttcattttattattaccTGTTGTTTCATTGTCTCGGTTATTATATTGTCAATATagtaaaaacaatttttagcgGCAAGAAATATACACattaacaaaataaagataaatattttatcgaCGTTAGTAAATTGTCATTGATTCATTATCGCTATAGGCTAGAGATATTTATAACGAATATCTATTGTCACTAAAAATCATCTTTAATATAATGTATTAGTtgttaaaatattgtttttctCTCAATTATTTATTACTTGTCTTCTTCACTAGTATATTGTCTTTTCATACTGATTTTTATAAGCTTAGCTTAAGTCGATAATCCATCAAGAACAATTTCTATCTTcgtaaaatagaaataaaattacattGACAATACCTTTTTCAACTCAATTTATCAAACTACACTAATATGTAGTCGTTATACAATAGACATGTTTCCTAAAAAGGTAAGTATCACAATCGATTGTTTATCTAAAATTTCACCTTGTTAGTAAGATTTTGATTCTCGTAAATTTACTAGGCGGTGGGGCCCAAGGAAGAGAAGATAAGGTCATGGATTGTGTGAAGGAAATTAAGGGTACAAAAATTAAGATGACATTTCCTCTAGCTTTGCAAATTGGATGAGAGACAATGGCTGCTTCTACATCCATTTCTCTCTCCTTCCTTGTAATTAACCCTAAATCACCTCTTTTCCCTCCACAAAATCAATCAATTTCACAAATTTCATCCACTAGAAACCTCCATATTCACAAAATTCAACGCTCAAATCtaccaatttcatccaaaatcaTCCCAAATCGAAGAATTTCTGCTATTTCAGAGTTATCAGAAGTGAATGTAGCTGAAACTGCCGATCAAATTGTTTCATCCACCGGTGACGACGGAGTTTCCACCGTCATTCAATCGCTTTTGGTGATTGCTTTCGTCGGGTTATCCATTCTAACAGTCGGAGTAATCTACATTGCTGTTACGGATTTTTTGCAGAAGAGAGAGAAGGAGAAATTCGAGAAAGAAGAAGCggcgaagaagaagaagagcgGCCGGAAGGGAAAAATTGTAGCGAGAGCTAGAGGTGGACCTCGAGGATTCGGGCAGAAGGTTGAAGAAGCTGAAGATGATTAGGAATGACAATGAGGCGGGTTCAGAAGGGTCATGGTGCGGGTTTAGTTTGAACTGAATCCGTACAAACTTCAACCCGGCCCGcataattttactttgttagattgtaatttgtattatttttttttgaaaaagaattaaaattatttctaaactatgtgaaatagattatttatactctttattatattttgaatcaaaaaTATTTCGTTTTATTCTAGGAGATTAAAAAAACCTCAAGAGTTAACactctaattttttaatgatatagCATGTCACATGGTACTAATTCCTCCATCGAAGTATTGTCAACTAAGATTCACTTCAAAAGAACTTGATTTTTAATGGTGATAAAGTTGccacaaatttttaaaatattgccACTATTAGTTATGAGTGATTTTTAGTGACAACTAATAGTAAAacctatttttttgttgaaaaaataggATAATTAATTTTCGATTGCAActcaattttctaaaataaataacttgcaatattaatattaaaaacacccaatattattaagaaaaatcatgaaaattactTCTCGATTCACATCTCTTACTATATGCATCATTGTACACTTTATACAtttacatataacataaaaataaaacatattgtGTCTTAAAACTCCTACTTAAtcgatatcatttttgttttttaaaaataatgaagaaaaaaacataaaattagaatttaatgttaaaaacttttaggtcttaggcctaactcacgccccaaaagctagctcaaagggggaaggattgtccaagccttataaggagttcactcatctcattaaccatcgatgtgagactttttgtcattctttaacactctacctcacgcccagtgcttagcatatGGTGTGTggataattttgattttgggggtcTCAATATCGGGTGAAACAGACCCTGTtatgataccatgtgaaattaggtcttaggtctAACTCACGCTTCAAAAGCTAGCTTATAGGGAGGAGGATTGCACAAGCCTTATAAgaagtccacccatctcattaaccaccgatgtgggactttttgtcattctttaacaccacacctcacgcccagtgcttagcatctggtgtgTAGACAATTTTGATTTGGGGGTCCCAACATCGAGTGAGACAGGCCCTGCTTTGATATCATGTGAAAATAGGTCTAAtacctaactcacaccccaaaagctaacTCAAAGAAAGGAGAATTGCGCAAACCTTATAAGAAGTCCAcacatctcattaaccaccgatgtgagatttttgtcattctttaataaagtagtaaaatttattggtgaaataaaaagaatagtTACTACATTATATTGTGTCTACTTTTGATTACTACACATAgggtatatatgtatatactcCTTTtgaattgataatattttaggtgcattttctaTTCATATTCATGATAAATAGAACACAGAGTGAAAGATCATAGGTTTTGAATTTAAGTCTTTGAACATGGTAAAACTATAGGAAATATCATTCTCAACAAGGGTCATGCAAATGATATGGATGACTTAAAAattgacataatatataaaatataatgtacGATATAACTTTGTGTCAGTAGATTATTATGATCTTTCATTTTAGATTTGTATAAAtaaacacttaaatttgtataaaattaaataaataaatacatccGTCCTACATGACATTCTATATGGCAATTTTGTTTCCTATACAACGTCCGACATGCATTATGTCATGCAGGATATGTGTATATActagttcaattttatacaaagtTAATATATAGTTATGCACACTCAAAATTAGATGGTATAATTGTTTGTTGAAATCAAGGTAAGggtcatattatatattatgcctacAAAATTTAATACAGACACCAAATGTATGTCACTTCCCCTGCCTCTCTTTGTCATCTCCCTTGCTCACTTTTCTCATGCCTTTCCTAATTTTACTCGTCTCTCTCCCTTTCTAATATATAACTATGAATCTTCATCgagtaaaatataaatattttaccgaattatatttctaatattAGCTATTTTCGAAATTCCCTTTGTTTTTACTTTGATCATATACATGACACATTGCCACGTTCCTTTTCTTCCCTCACTTTAATAAACAATTAGAGAGCACAAACATTATAGAAAAAAGTGCATGTGAGAATACTACAAAGTTAAGAACAATAAAGTTGTCAATATCATAACCGTGACACTTTGACATGCTTGTCTATGatcgatttatttttatgtttttttagatTAGGCGTTAAATAATTGAGATTCAATTAGATCTGCATTTCCATATGCTAGagctcatttttaaaaaataacgttcttaataaaaaaaaattaaattttcaaactttaaattgaaatatctaATTGAGCAAGAAAATCGCAATCATCACATCATCATTTACGTGCgtgaattttattttcttcgaCCAGTAAGAATTATAACTATATCCACCTTTAtcttcgtttttttttttctttttcaaatattattttattttttaattccatAATAAATTGAAGAGGACACAACAGATAAATGTACGCCTGACACGACGGAAATTATTTTCTTCACCAAAAAGTGTTTTCTGGTGTGACTTATGGGTAGAAGACGAAACCATCGACGTATCCGCGTTGGTTAActtcgaaaaaaataatatatatatatagagaaattgaattataattaattatattatatttgagcCAAGATAATATTGATATGCCTAAAGTCTTTAgccttgagtttattttattttacctcAACATTATTTCATCTtctaatttttgtatttattataaataaataatgatttttgtatttattataaataaattaatgatttctttttaactaaatcaattttaaaagcGAACTTTTAAAGAGAGAGACTATCCAAATCATAAATACAAACAGAGTAAATTTTGCTAAGTTATGAAGAAAAAACTaatcaaatcatatatataaagagtTGGGAAAAGGATCTTATATATTCCTCAATTTTGTCAATTAGAGTTGATATATTCGTCGTAataaagtgactcatatatatccTTATGACGTACACATATCCCTACATTTACAAATGAAGCTCACATATACTCTTTATCTAATTGAAGtgtaaaagataattttaaatttatttgttttactttaaatttttaaaaaatttatgtgggGGTATATATGATCTTTCTAACAAAGTTCAagatatatatttcaattttttttcatatataaattatttttgacttcttttttactgttattatttgagtttctaaattttttttctttcattctttagttgaaaggaaaataaattaaaaatattttttactactatattgtaatttagtttttgttaaaaaatacaaaattgagTTATCTATGATAAAATTTACAAGaaattagtgaaacataaacaaatttgactatcaaaataataaattcaaattagttGTTGAAACAAAATTGtcaaaagataaataattaCGTGtaagaaagataaaatatacCCCATctggattatatttttttcaaaaaaatagttcaaaaattaaattaaaagtaattttttcactttttaaaaaaaaaaggatatttgTGAGCCATTTATATACCAATAAAAGTATATATGCATTATTTGTATAACGAAAGATATACCCAACTTTAAATAATAAGTTGAGAAATATATCAAGGCTTTTCTCTAAGGAGTTTAAATTCTCCCTATCCGGACAATGTGGGACTCAACAATATTACTTCGAacaagaatatataataaatatgaaaaattatgtaaattgatccattttaataaataattacagaTTTTAgctatactttttatttattatgtta
The window above is part of the Solanum pennellii chromosome 5, SPENNV200 genome. Proteins encoded here:
- the LOC107018729 gene encoding uncharacterized protein LOC107018729, with the translated sequence MAASTSISLSFLVINPKSPLFPPQNQSISQISSTRNLHIHKIQRSNLPISSKIIPNRRISAISELSEVNVAETADQIVSSTGDDGVSTVIQSLLVIAFVGLSILTVGVIYIAVTDFLQKREKEKFEKEEAAKKKKSGRKGKIVARARGGPRGFGQKVEEAEDD